One window of Bacillus sp. THAF10 genomic DNA carries:
- a CDS encoding VanZ family protein yields MKKKNVFYYLFIAVGWTLLLFYLSSMSYSEQTIRPYLQVLVTEQQIELVFSKLPFYIINDKITIENLGAYGLVEYLIRKGAHLFFYSVLGYTIVRYFTCSIGLKIRRLLFLSITTLLIISMMDEFLQHLHHGRSGQWSDVFLNGMGGIKGMITGLIAGYRIKHAATKQKSANPNL; encoded by the coding sequence TTGAAAAAGAAAAATGTTTTCTATTATTTGTTTATAGCTGTTGGATGGACGCTTTTGCTTTTTTACTTGTCGTCTATGTCTTATTCAGAACAGACCATCCGTCCTTATTTGCAGGTGCTTGTAACGGAGCAGCAAATTGAGCTTGTTTTTTCCAAGCTTCCTTTTTACATAATTAACGATAAAATTACCATAGAAAATTTAGGGGCTTATGGTCTTGTGGAATATTTGATTCGAAAAGGGGCTCATCTGTTTTTCTACAGCGTGTTAGGCTATACCATTGTTCGTTATTTTACCTGTTCGATTGGATTAAAAATAAGGAGGTTGCTTTTCTTAAGTATTACCACACTGCTTATCATTTCGATGATGGATGAATTTCTCCAGCACCTTCATCATGGTAGAAGTGGCCAATGGTCCGATGTATTTTTAAATGGCATGGGCGGAATCAAGGGAATGATTACCGGGCTCATAGCAGGATATCGAATAAAGCATGCGGCTACAAAACAAAAAAGCGCAAACCCAAATTTATAG
- a CDS encoding processed acidic surface protein, translating to MMKRLVMCVSCLVFTLCLAIPIEGNAAPSEDEVNAYLKEIGWTKEDLQRYLSFYEVKLENFQDISHLKEELGTPINEKNLHDMLERYELTKEELEILLSKVGEKVQDYTFLEDLELAVDFYLTHEEEIARAEDFFVSMGFKEKEAHQIFEHILSLPKDVLADELARLEGKLKEEPTSVDQIFTLWTEFMEAFQVDANLHVNDSDETKVSQQELMQPGWLEGKEVHLDLYSNDGTHLASTVMDEKAVSPTYVKKTGTELVHLGKVGVKMSDELYQNRMPETAPMTK from the coding sequence ATGATGAAGCGTTTGGTTATGTGTGTGAGTTGTCTTGTTTTCACATTATGCTTAGCTATTCCTATAGAGGGGAATGCTGCACCATCTGAGGATGAAGTGAATGCCTACTTAAAGGAGATTGGTTGGACGAAAGAGGATTTGCAACGCTATTTGTCTTTTTATGAAGTGAAGCTAGAGAACTTTCAAGATATTTCCCATTTGAAAGAAGAGCTAGGAACTCCGATAAATGAAAAGAATTTGCATGATATGTTAGAACGCTACGAGTTGACAAAGGAAGAGCTGGAAATTTTGCTTTCGAAAGTGGGAGAAAAAGTTCAGGATTATACTTTTCTTGAGGACCTGGAATTGGCTGTGGACTTTTATTTAACTCACGAAGAGGAAATAGCAAGGGCAGAGGATTTTTTTGTATCCATGGGCTTTAAAGAAAAGGAAGCACATCAAATCTTTGAGCATATTTTAAGTCTGCCAAAGGATGTATTAGCTGATGAATTAGCTAGACTTGAGGGGAAATTGAAAGAAGAGCCAACCTCTGTTGATCAGATTTTTACACTGTGGACGGAATTTATGGAGGCCTTTCAGGTGGATGCGAATTTACATGTAAACGACAGCGATGAAACAAAGGTGTCTCAGCAGGAATTAATGCAACCAGGCTGGCTGGAAGGCAAGGAAGTGCATTTGGATTTGTATAGTAATGATGGCACTCATTTGGCTTCCACGGTAATGGATGAAAAGGCAGTTTCCCCAACCTATGTAAAGAAAACAGGTACAGAGCTAGTGCATTTAGGGAAGGTTGGCGTAAAGATGAGTGATGAATTATATCAAAACAGAATGCCGGAAACTGCCCCGATGACCAAATAG
- a CDS encoding YwpF family protein has protein sequence MKTFKLVALSLVHGEEVEQLDLQDGLIINREYGKENWLIEVLLPKVEPEKFQTFQENGKLLHVQATISKPTNDPASFEVVIRNVAVLEDRMSILFEGELFRKNSNYHEKLLERLVMEGYSGEDLVHAFKNKVKEKPVLEKNK, from the coding sequence ATGAAAACATTCAAACTTGTAGCCCTATCCCTTGTACATGGTGAAGAAGTGGAACAGCTGGATTTACAAGATGGATTAATCATTAATAGAGAATACGGAAAAGAGAACTGGTTGATAGAAGTTCTATTGCCAAAAGTAGAGCCAGAAAAATTTCAAACGTTTCAGGAAAATGGCAAACTCCTTCATGTTCAAGCTACTATTTCCAAACCAACAAACGACCCTGCTTCCTTTGAGGTTGTCATCCGGAATGTTGCAGTATTAGAGGATCGAATGAGCATTCTCTTTGAAGGCGAGCTCTTCCGCAAAAATTCCAATTATCACGAAAAGCTATTAGAAAGACTAGTAATGGAAGGGTATTCCGGCGAAGACCTCGTTCATGCCTTCAAAAACAAAGTAAAAGAAAAGCCTGTGTTAGAAAAAAATAAGTAA
- the ssb gene encoding single-stranded DNA-binding protein, which yields MINEVVLVGRMVKDPELRYTGEGTPVATFRLAVNRNYKNQEGVIEADFVSCTAWRNLAKTTADYCRKGQLVGVTGRIQTRRFEAKDGTTVYVTDIVVDNVRFLEKKRDAKTNASASGKEVKAPSAENQEFPPPPQNPPQEQAEQPVEQVRTPEKVGM from the coding sequence ATGATTAATGAAGTGGTGCTTGTTGGTCGAATGGTGAAGGATCCGGAGCTTCGTTATACAGGAGAAGGTACTCCTGTTGCCACCTTTCGTTTAGCGGTAAACCGAAACTACAAAAATCAAGAGGGCGTCATAGAGGCAGATTTTGTGTCGTGTACGGCATGGAGAAATCTCGCAAAGACTACTGCTGATTATTGTCGCAAAGGCCAGCTCGTTGGAGTGACAGGCAGAATCCAAACAAGAAGATTTGAGGCCAAGGACGGTACAACCGTGTATGTGACAGATATTGTCGTGGATAATGTTCGATTTCTCGAGAAGAAAAGAGACGCAAAGACCAATGCTTCTGCAAGTGGGAAAGAAGTCAAGGCTCCTTCCGCGGAGAATCAGGAATTTCCACCACCACCACAAAATCCTCCACAGGAACAAGCAGAACAACCTGTGGAGCAAGTAAGAACGCCTGAAAAAGTTGGTATGTAG